ATGGAGCGGATGAATGCTATTAATGAACAAGTAGGCGTTATTGAGTTTTATACCGGTACTATGATTCCATTGCTTCAACGCATTGGTGAATTGTGGCAGTTGGACACAATAACAGTTTCTCATGAGCATTTCTTCTCCAATATTTTGCGTGATTTTTTTATTCGCGAAACCAGTAAAATTGCTTCACCAATTGCAGCAAAAGGACGGGTTGTACTTTTTTTACATGAGCGTGAAATGCATGAATTGAGTTTACTTTTTTACTATTATGTACTTAAGTCTCGCAATTATGAATGCTATTATTTGGGGCAAGCAGTTCCGGTTGCTGATTTAATTTCTTTCATTAAACAAATGCGTCCTGATTTTCTTTTCACCAGTTTTATTGCCGAGACTGATCCTGAATTTATACAAGATTTCATGGCAAAAATATTAGCCATTCATCCGGCTAAAAAAATCTATGTTGGCGGTTACCAGGCAATGCATCATAAACAGGCCATGCCGGCTGACATTCATTT
This genomic stretch from Crocinitomicaceae bacterium harbors:
- a CDS encoding MerR family transcriptional regulator; amino-acid sequence: MAEYSIKDLENFTGIKAHTLRIWEQRYNLLEPNRTPTNIRYYTDRDLKKILNVNLLYNNGYKISKIACMSGDQIIEKATELLYSQPESSDDHIEYFIRMIIELDEPAIMERMNAINEQVGVIEFYTGTMIPLLQRIGELWQLDTITVSHEHFFSNILRDFFIRETSKIASPIAAKGRVVLFLHEREMHELSLLFYYYVLKSRNYECYYLGQAVPVADLISFIKQMRPDFLFTSFIAETDPEFIQDFMAKILAIHPAKKIYVGGYQAMHHKQAMPADIHFIHSTDDIKL